In Methanosarcina barkeri MS, a single window of DNA contains:
- a CDS encoding PatA/PatG family cyanobactin maturation protease, translating to MKAIEIIEQIKGNANICIAVLDGPVDLTHPCFNKAKITKLETLVSGIAENGPSAQHGTHVASLIFGQPDSPVRGISPGCRGLIIPVFADGPGDSITPCSQIDLAHAITQAVDHGAHVINISGGELVSSGEPHPLLAKAIRLCDKSNVLIVAAVGNDGCSCLHVPASVSSTLAVGAMDVQGLPLNFSNWGQMYQNNGVLALGDKLPGAVPCEVVTKTCGVDTKSGTSFATPIVTGIAALLLSIQKQRGEKPDPHAVKEAILQSAHPCLPSEVLDRSRCLRGRLNIEGAYNLVTKKQQKAATDSTNSIPQIQESEGIGLVESSKNLPFLGVQNSEFTILNPEIVASSTQISTLDAMKALENPDSIELSIENNQAKNQIQEDKMTENIEGPCGCPRKKKIEETNELDEQKNDITVSQVLASEVQVAEPTITNQEVAKPSVTPAQTPSPQAVSRRSLVYALGVPGYDFGSEARRDAFIQGFVHHKNPKDEPPTFEGKLFELLEKKPEYAESLIWTLNIEGTPVYAIHPTGSFASEAYRQLLEFLKDYQEGSIERISIPGVIAGNVTLLSGQIVPVIIPQLRGIFSWSTKVLIEDLRAVLNLSDKEGTDIRNFMERVYYELMNMGRASSERALNFAATNAYQIADVFKNAIEKGMVLDTIQTEKSPICRPDSDCWDVKLTFFDPLHREEVARMVYRFTIDVSDVVPVSIGDLRSWSIY from the coding sequence GTGAAGGCAATAGAGATTATAGAGCAAATTAAAGGAAATGCCAATATTTGCATTGCAGTCCTTGATGGGCCAGTCGACCTAACACATCCATGTTTCAACAAAGCCAAAATAACTAAATTAGAAACTTTAGTTTCAGGCATTGCCGAGAATGGACCAAGTGCACAACACGGAACTCATGTTGCCAGCTTAATCTTTGGCCAACCTGACAGTCCTGTCCGTGGGATTTCACCCGGCTGTCGTGGACTCATCATTCCTGTTTTTGCGGATGGACCTGGTGATTCAATTACACCCTGCTCTCAGATCGATCTCGCTCACGCCATCACACAAGCCGTTGACCACGGAGCTCATGTTATAAACATTAGTGGCGGTGAACTGGTTTCTTCTGGTGAACCTCACCCTCTACTTGCTAAGGCTATTCGTCTCTGCGACAAAAGCAATGTTTTAATCGTTGCGGCTGTGGGAAATGACGGCTGCTCGTGCCTCCATGTGCCAGCATCCGTTTCTTCTACTCTTGCAGTAGGGGCAATGGATGTTCAGGGACTGCCACTTAACTTTAGCAATTGGGGACAGATGTATCAAAATAATGGTGTTCTCGCACTTGGTGATAAATTACCGGGTGCCGTCCCTTGCGAAGTTGTCACCAAAACTTGTGGAGTTGACACTAAAAGTGGAACCAGCTTTGCCACTCCTATAGTTACTGGTATTGCTGCTTTGCTGTTGAGCATCCAGAAGCAAAGAGGAGAAAAACCTGATCCGCATGCTGTGAAGGAAGCGATTCTCCAGAGTGCTCACCCTTGTTTACCTTCTGAAGTTTTAGATCGTTCTCGTTGCTTAAGAGGTCGTCTCAACATTGAAGGTGCATATAACCTTGTAACGAAAAAACAACAAAAGGCGGCAACTGATAGTACTAATTCAATACCACAAATTCAGGAGAGTGAGGGCATAGGACTGGTGGAATCTTCAAAAAATCTGCCTTTTCTTGGCGTGCAGAATTCGGAATTTACAATATTAAATCCAGAGATAGTAGCGTCTTCTACTCAGATTTCTACCCTGGACGCGATGAAGGCGCTGGAAAATCCTGATTCTATTGAACTATCAATAGAAAACAATCAAGCGAAAAACCAGATACAGGAGGATAAAATGACTGAAAATATAGAAGGACCATGTGGTTGTCCAAGAAAGAAGAAGATAGAAGAAACGAACGAACTTGATGAGCAGAAAAATGATATAACTGTGTCTCAGGTTCTTGCATCTGAAGTACAAGTGGCAGAACCAACAATAACAAACCAGGAGGTAGCTAAACCTTCTGTCACGCCTGCGCAGACTCCTTCGCCACAGGCTGTGAGTAGACGGTCTCTAGTATATGCTCTTGGTGTACCAGGCTACGACTTTGGAAGTGAAGCGAGACGAGATGCTTTTATCCAAGGATTTGTGCACCACAAGAACCCTAAAGATGAACCGCCCACATTTGAAGGGAAGCTGTTTGAACTTTTAGAGAAAAAACCCGAATATGCTGAGTCACTCATATGGACCCTTAACATTGAGGGTACTCCCGTTTATGCAATCCATCCGACGGGCAGTTTTGCCTCCGAAGCTTACCGGCAGTTACTGGAATTTCTGAAAGACTACCAGGAAGGATCGATTGAAAGGATTTCGATTCCAGGAGTTATTGCAGGTAATGTAACACTCCTTTCAGGTCAGATAGTTCCGGTTATTATACCGCAATTGAGGGGGATATTTAGCTGGTCTACAAAAGTTCTGATTGAAGATTTAAGAGCCGTGCTCAACCTTTCCGATAAGGAGGGAACTGATATTCGTAACTTCATGGAGCGTGTGTATTATGAGTTGATGAATATGGGCAGGGCTTCATCGGAGAGAGCACTTAACTTTGCTGCAACAAATGCGTATCAGATTGCGGATGTTTTTAAGAATGCGATTGAAAAAGGAATGGTGCTGGATACCATTCAAACAGAAAAAAGCCCTATTTGCAGACCAGATTCGGATTGCTGGGATGTTAAGCTGACATTTTTTGATCCTCTCCATCGTGAAGAAGTCGCAAGAATGGTGTACCGCTTTACTATCGATGTTAGTGACGTGGTACCGGTTTCAATTGGGGATTTACGTTCTTGGTCGATATACTAA
- a CDS encoding proteasome-activating nucleotidase yields MPDDSAIRSSLEDIKTRIELQLESGKINAEDVKSLLTEIEIMRVQNETMKARLLEASVATGRHLQEINKLKAHLEQLTEPPLFIATILEVNGEIALIRQHGNNQEVLTQIPEECIGKIEPGMRVAVNGAYSIISVVSRAADVRAQVMELINSPGVDYSMIGGLDDVLQEVRESVELPLTEPQLFEEIGIEPPSGVLLHGAPGTGKTLIAKAIASHAKATFIRMSGSDLVQKFVGEGSRLVKDIFQLARDKSPSILFIDEIDAVGSMRTYDGTSGSAEVNRTMLQLLAEMDGFDPKGNVKVVAATNRIDLLDPALLRPGRFDRSIEVPLPDEKGRAEILKIHTRKMNLADDVDFEKLARVMTGMSGAEISVIVKEAGIFVLRRRGKQITMADFLKAHEKVVSTEEPAIPQAMFV; encoded by the coding sequence GTGCCAGACGACAGTGCAATAAGATCTTCTCTAGAAGATATCAAAACAAGGATAGAGCTCCAGCTTGAGAGCGGGAAGATCAATGCTGAAGATGTGAAATCTCTCTTAACCGAAATAGAAATCATGAGAGTCCAGAATGAGACCATGAAGGCCCGACTCCTTGAAGCAAGTGTAGCTACAGGCAGGCACCTTCAGGAAATCAACAAATTGAAAGCTCATCTGGAACAGCTTACAGAGCCTCCTCTCTTTATTGCAACTATTCTCGAGGTAAACGGAGAAATCGCACTTATAAGGCAGCATGGGAATAATCAGGAGGTTCTTACCCAAATCCCTGAAGAATGTATTGGAAAGATTGAGCCCGGCATGAGAGTTGCAGTAAACGGTGCATATTCAATTATTTCCGTAGTCAGCAGGGCTGCCGATGTGCGGGCTCAGGTAATGGAGCTCATTAACTCTCCTGGGGTGGACTACAGCATGATTGGCGGGCTGGATGACGTACTTCAGGAAGTCAGGGAAAGCGTTGAACTGCCACTCACCGAGCCCCAACTTTTCGAGGAAATCGGAATCGAACCCCCTTCAGGTGTCCTGCTCCACGGGGCTCCAGGCACGGGCAAGACCCTTATTGCAAAGGCTATAGCTTCTCATGCAAAAGCAACCTTCATCCGAATGTCGGGATCTGACCTGGTCCAGAAATTTGTAGGTGAAGGCTCAAGGCTTGTCAAAGACATTTTCCAGCTTGCTAGAGATAAGTCCCCAAGCATTCTCTTTATAGATGAAATCGATGCTGTTGGCAGCATGAGGACCTATGACGGAACCAGTGGTTCGGCCGAGGTCAACAGGACAATGCTTCAGCTACTTGCAGAGATGGACGGTTTTGATCCTAAAGGCAATGTAAAGGTTGTTGCTGCAACCAACAGGATTGACCTACTTGATCCTGCTCTCCTCAGGCCTGGCAGGTTTGATCGGTCTATCGAAGTCCCACTCCCTGACGAGAAAGGAAGGGCTGAAATCCTTAAAATTCACACCCGCAAGATGAACCTTGCAGACGACGTGGATTTCGAAAAACTGGCAAGAGTCATGACCGGTATGAGCGGGGCGGAAATCAGCGTTATCGTCAAAGAGGCAGGAATTTTTGTGCTCCGCAGGCGCGGTAAACAGATCACCATGGCCGACTTCCTGAAAGCACATGAAAAAGTCGTAAGCACTGAAGAACCTGCAATTCCTCAGGCTATGTTCGTATAA